Part of the Benincasa hispida cultivar B227 chromosome 12, ASM972705v1, whole genome shotgun sequence genome is shown below.
GGAAATCAATATAAAATATTCAAAGTCCCATATTTCAATTCAAATAATTCCCAAAGATTATAATACAACAACTCTTTTTAAGCACAATTACAAGTCCATAAAACTCAGTCACCAATCTTGTATCCTAACCTCTAGTCATGGCAGCGTAGAGCGTCATCAAACACACAATGCAAAACTCTAGTCATACGTGCATGCAGAATAGCCCCTTTAAGGCTGAGCACCCCAACACATGGCCATCGACCTGTGTAACCTGGAGTAGGTCCCAAAgacctttatatatatatatactatggaAACACATTCACATAGCTCATGGGTAATCACCAAGAGTACATGGAACTAGTGATTTGGGAAACTACTTCTCAATGCAAACATCATGAACCACAAGCTTATTTAAATCAATGTTCTGCtacaaataattattttgaaaactcaagCAAATCTAACATTGAGTTCTCAAAATTTATCTACCAAAATGATTCATACATGATTCATAACATAATTTATCTaccaaaatgaattaaaaaaatatataataataataatttttattaccAAAACTAGTCTTACAGAATATAACTCATGAGGAGGGCAGCCGTGCGAGAAAAGGCCATTTAGTTCGAAGCAATTCGAGGGAGGATCCAGTACCAAGGCAAATAGTTCGAAGCAATCATTTCTCATTCCATTTCTTCTAAATGTCCAAATAGTTCTTTCCAATGTGATGATGCTTCTTCTGGGGTTCGAAATGTCCAGATGTGAGATTTGGCTTTCTCTCGACTTTCAAGAATTTCCTGCATTCcaattacattttttaaataataataataaaattcattCCAAGTAGTTGTGAAGTAATCATAAAAGTAATATCTGATTGTGGAAACAAGACTCGGTGTATCTTAACATACTCCGAAATGGTCCATTCGTCTCACTCAACAAAATCAAGCCAacgttttgaaaactaaaaaaattgtttataaaatttggaatttgacttataattcaactcttttacttaagatagataaaaattaagataaaaaccattataaaaaattgagagGATAAACTTAGTTTTCACaaacagaaaacaaaaaaccaagtGGCTAGTCTTAGCaatgagattttattttcttttagatagaaaaaataaacatttgactaaccaaccaaaaaaaatatagagagaaaataaggtATTCAAACCCACAGTCACTAGAAGAGATTAccagaaggaaaaaaaacagaataatttttcctctttcttttttccttttgatgCGCACAAAAAAAGCATAATGGTTTGTATATAAAAGATGAATGGTTACAAATATCATCAAGAGTCCATCCCTAGAAACTAAGGAAAGAAACAACCACGTCAAcaacttctttttattattgttataagAGAAGGGTCCCCTAAAGAATTCCTAGGAGAACTGATAGACCTCTGATTACTAAAGTCTATGCTAGGAAGGGAGGAAGAGTGAATTAGAGGGATTATTGCATTGAGACTTAGGGCCCGTTTGGATTTccttgagaaaaaaatgtttttcaaaaaactcatttttatttaaacaatcttgataaaaattgattaaaatacacttgaaaaactaCTTTGAGCGGTTGCCAAATattccaatttcttccaaaataacttattttttaaattaaacacttaaaaatatattccaCACCCACCCTTAGTTATAAATTATAGCAGTGTGTGGAGCCGCTTGTAGATCCTAATTAGTTGCAAGTGACTATTTCGGGAATCGTCTCTATAGCATGTACCGTCTGTTAGAGTGAGGGCAGGTATCTTTTTGGTAATTGACTTGGAAACACAATTATCAAAGTTCTCTCCCAAAACTCCCTCGGCCCCTAATAATCCTTTTCATTCTCAGTAATATTACAAAGTattgaaatagaagaaaagaagacGACACAGGGAGTTTATGGAAAACTctaattcagggaagaaaaaccacggtAGAAAAGGACTTATTATTTGATGTCATACGTACAATAGACCcaacctcagatataaatagaatgaggtgaaaccctaatttagcaaatatagcATAAATTACAAAgatgcccttagggctaattcaacgtatttcaacactccccctcaagttggggcatagatatcggcaagacccaacttgctaatacaaGCTTCAAACATCTGTCTCGATAATCCTTTCGTAAAAACATCTGCAATCTGTTGGACTGAAGGTACATAGGGAATACAAATAGCTCCACAGTCtaacttttctttaataaagtgcCTGTCAATTTCCACATGTTTGGTTCTATCATGTTGCACGGGATTATTCGCAATACTGATGGCagccttattatcacaatacagctTCATGGGCCCAAAGACTACTCTCGTgaagatcaaataaaatttCTGCAACCAGATTCTTCACACACTCCCAGATTCATAGCTCTATACTCTGCCTCAGCACTACTTCTGGCCACTACACCCTGTTTTTTACTCCGCCAAGTTACCAAATTTCCCCATACAAAGGTACAATACCCTGAGGTTGACCTTCTATCAGTCACAGATCCAGCCCAATCTGAGTCAGTATATGCCTCGATGCTCCGTGTGTCATGTTTCCTGAACACCAAGCCCTTCCCAGGGGTGGACTTCAAGTATCTCAAAATTTCGAGTCACAGCTTCCATGTGCTCCTCATATGGACtctgcatgaactgacttactACACTCACAACATAGGAGATGTCGGGCCTAGTATGAGACAAGTAAATCAGTTTTCCTACTAAGCGTCGATACCTCTCCTTATTCACAGGAACTCCTTCCGAAATACTTTTCAGTTTGCTATTGACCTCAATAGGAGTGTCAATAGGTTTGCATCCAATCATTCCTGTTTCCTTTAACAAGTCTAGAGTATACTTCCCACTGAGATACACGATATTACTGCTTTTGATCTTGCCACTTCCATCCCTAGAAAATACCTTAAACTACCAAGATTCTTGATTTCAAATTCACCTGCCATCCTTTGTTTTAGCTTTAGCAATTTCTGCCGTGTCATCCCCTAATAGGatgatgtcatcaacatacactacCAAACACGGCAATCTTTCCTAAGGGTGATTTTTTGGTAAACAAGGTATGATCAGAATGCCCTTGAACAAACCCTTGGGACTTAACAAACACGGTGAACCTGTCAAACCATGCCCTAGGGACTTGCTTCAACCCGTATAAAGACTTCCTGAGTTTGCAAACATGATTCCCAAACTTAGCTTCGAAACCTGGAGATGGACTCATATAAACTTCCCTCTTCCAACTCACCATTTAGGAAGGCGTTCTTTATCATCTTATTGATGTAGGGCCAATCTTTATTTACAGCGACAGACAGAAGAACACGAATCATGTTTAACTTAGCCACTGGGGAAAAAGTTTCCGAATAATCAATCCCATACGTCTGAGTGAACCCTTTAGCAACTAACCTGGCTTTATACCTCTCGAGTGTTCCGTCAGACTTATACTTCactgtgaacacccatttgcaaccaactGTTTTGTGACCTCTAGGGAGAGCTACTAACTCCCAAGTCTTATTTGCCTCAAGAGCtctcatttcctgcattacTATTGCTTTCCATTCGGAACTTCCATGGCCGCAATGTACACTGGTAGGTATTGCTAGAGCATCCAGCTGAGTAGTAGAAGCCTTAAAACAAGGAGATGAGTTACTATAGGTCAGAAAACTATGCAAAGGGTATTTTGTACATGACCTGGTTCCCTTTCTCAGAGCAATTGGCATATCCAAAGTGGTATCATAGTTGTCAGTTTTCATTTGTCCTCTTCAGTATCAGACTTTTGAGACAATTTTGGCATCTTCTTGAGGATCTTTCAGCACCTCATTACCTCCTGAAATTTCAAACCTTCTCTGAGCTCATTTCATCATTTTCTATGTTCCCAGACTTTTCCTTCAAGACTTTCCTCTGAAACAACGGGATCTTGAACCTGAGCTGGTTCTGACGCTTGGACACTTTCCGATGGAACACCAGAGGTTTCCTGAATTTCCtttctgagattcttcctatagtatgttatccagGGCACTTGTTCTAGTAGGAAGAACCGACACCAACGGGATACAACAGGAGCAGAGTTAGGTTCAAGACTAGGTAGACTAGGTCTAGGAACATTAGGGCTAGGCTCAAGTTCAGGAATATTAGGACTAGGCTCAAGATTGAGGCTAATGGGTACGGAGTACGTGGAACTGTTAGTCTCTTCATTCGTgatctccccctgaagatgactaacgggAAAGAACGGTTTATCTTCACAAAGTCCTATCAAGAACCTTTGATAATTGTGTTCCTTTCCATCCAAATTTTCTACACGGTAGCCATCAGAAGCTTCATCCACAACATGACACACATATATCTGTCTTACCCTAAAAAAGTTTGTCAGAAGTTTAGTTTCAGTAAGAGATCCATAACGTTAACTAACACTTACATACCAAAGTGTCATCAAAGGCTCACTTTTGGAACTAAACCATACTAAGAATTCTAAAATGTTTGCTAAGAATAATCAATGAATCTGAACTTCAGAATTAACTTTACAGAGGATTACTCTCAACTCTCAAGTATTGTCAAAATCAATAATCTTGTGATAAGgaccaaagaaaataaaattcacTATTATACTGTATCTTTAAACTCCTTAGAGTTGAGATGTGTTCTTATCTAAAAAAGAGTTGAGATATGTTAAGAGGTTTAGACAATTTCCAACTGTGAGCCATATTGGGCTGCTTCAAGCCTAAACATCAGTTACAAAAATTTGTGAGCTTCAAATAAATGAAGtgcataatattaaaaaaaacaataaaataaaacattaatatTGTGAATCATgagataaagaaaaattataggttaagtAACAAGTTTAGCCTTAAACTCTAAAGCTTGTGTCTAAAAGGTCTCCGGCTGGCCTTTAAAAATTGTGAAATaggtccctaaactttaaaaatgtatattaattCTCTAAGCTtacaattttatttctaataggACTCtgacatatttaaaatttttaaattgaccaaatagatataaaattaaagtttatgTCTAGTAGGACagtaaaacatgcaactttatGTCAAATAGGAATGTGAATTTTAAAAGACATGAAATGGATAAAGAAATTAGACACAAAATGAGATAATCTTTTGAAAGTTCTTTTGGCATTCTACAAGTTGGTATCCTTTCTCCTTTGTGTGTTCTATCCTGTCAATTAGAAGTCTGTTTCTTGTCTCAAAAATCTAGTAGATCAGTCAAAGACTTGAGGAGACACGCCTAAAAGCTAGAAATGATTTTTGTGTCTTAAAGAGTTTGGTTCATTTGAAATCTCACTTTACATTTACAGATCTGGGCTATTGGAAATTCTTATTTTAATTCAACATAGAATGAAGAACGGCAAGATTTCAGCATTcttgaaatataaaaattatatgaacCTGAGGATATTATTGTATCAGGTACATACCTGAACCTCGGAAGTTCTTTTTGTCTTTAGATTTAAACAGTCAACAAGAGCTGTCCATTTGTCAGAACAGTTATCAAAAACCCCAAGCCTGTAATATTGCTGCATCTGATGAACTGGAGCTGCCAGTAAATATAaccattagatttacaagttaACAATTAGGTCCAAAGATGAGCTCATCAATAAGGAAAAAAGGTCTACAATTAGCAAAAATTAGGTGCAAATGTGAGTATCAGACAATCTCAACAAGGATGAgccaatttaaaaaataataataataatgaaaacaaaaaattaaacaacTGGTTTGGATAAGGGACATGAGAACGTGAAAAATAGTTGTTGAAAAAATAAAGAACGTATAAACAATTCAGGTAAAAAGTTAAATGAGACTAATCCTCTTCAAAACCTGTTCCCTAATTGATATGAAACCTTAAAAAAACCTTTCCAATTATCTAATGGTAAAGAGGCTGCAAATAAAAATCTTTAATATATAAGTTTGGTACTGCAAAACCCAATAATCACAACCCAAGGAATGATCCAGAACTAGTGTGCAAATAACAAGGCTATCTCTTTAAAATAACTCTTGGCTTAACCAAAAAAATGCAATTTTACTAGATTGATAGACATGCTTTTAGTAGATTTGAATcatttgatagagcatggagAACCATTAATAGTTCCAAAAGGCAAGTAAATTCATTCATTGTCTGGTTTCCTCGGTCTATTTTATTATCATGAGGAACGGATCAATCAAAAATAAGTAAGAGGGCCACACactctttattataaataaggAGAGGGCAAACGACACAAATATGCTAGTGATTGGTGAAATGTTGtaaaaggacaaaaaaaatgaaattatgaaaataatataattgagttgaTCATAAGGTTGCATACAATAGCAGAACCACAGTGCATCAAAGCAGGTGGTGCAGGACAACCGCCTCCTCGATCCCATGGAGTTATTCTGCTTCTCTGGTGTTATATTCTCTACTCCTTCCATGTCTCCCAGTTCTAAAAGTATGAAGTATCTAAAACATTCAGATTGAAGAAATCAAAATCCATTACGCAGAAGAAAGAAGCAGGTATTTTGAGCACAATAAGGATGGAATAAATAGGCAGAACGTGTAATTAACAAATACTTCCACATAAATATTCAAACAAAATTGGACTCATGAACATACTTCTATCGCAACTGGATTGGTAATACAATTCTTTCCTAAAGGCTTCAGCATTCAGAGTTAGGACTTTTGACCGGTGGAGGAAGGCCGGAGGGTTGAGTTTGGTCGGCGCCGGACATTCCCCCTTTCCTGAGAACGAAACAATTTGCGTCTTCTGTGCCGGTTTAGTGGAGGAGGAAATTGTTTGTGGGCAAGATGAATGGTTTAAAGAGGGATGTTTTAAGGGTGAAGTTAACGAGGACGGGTTTATTCCGGCGAGGTCGTGTGTTGGCCGGAGATGGAGAAGGATGATCTGCAGAAGCTTTAGATCAGATTGGGCAGAGGCAGCCGGCAGCGATACTGACGGTCACGGCTCACGAGTTTGCTTTGGGAAAGAAGAAGTTTGGGAAGGCTGAGGGTTTAATTGGGCCGGTTTTTAGGGAAAAGGATAGGCCCATTGAAGCTAATAGGTTGGGTTCTAAGGCAAAGTGGCATAgcaaaaaaagggaaaatttcaaaatagcaaaacgggaagtttttgtttttttttttcttcttcgaaAGTCAATGAGTTTTGTTCAATTGGCATAGTGACACTTAGTCCTTTATCGAGTAGTTCCCTTATGTGCCACTAGAGCACCCAATGATGATTTGCTTTTAACGAATTTTAATCCTAAGATAGTGattatattattgtttttttaatatatcacTTATATTTACTTGTAAATAATTTAATGGTTTTTAAATCTAAcagttatttttctatattttaattgaattaCATGATTTTTTcagcattttcaacttcaattttcTAACCTTCAACAAAATCCTTTAAATATTGGTGGGGGTTAGGAATTTAAATACAAAAACATTGCTCAATGAAATTATTGTTAAACGAGAAacataattttatcttcaagtCTCAAATTGTCAGAATTTAAAGTTCATCCAATACTTAAGCCACAACTTTGAAGTCGTTGATAAATCACACCCTTTAATCAAAGTATCATGAAGATGAACATACTTTTATTCTATAATCCGAGCTAAGATGTAGATAAAGAGAAAGACAAACTTTAGGTAGGATGTAGTGTGAGAATGAGATGTAAACAAAGATCATTGAAGGAAAGAGTTGAGGGAGACATCGAGGCATtcgaagatgatgaagaagaagacatCCGATGCTTTTTTCAATGTATATGTCTTAGAAAATagaagattttcaaaaatctTCATATAACAGTTCCATATAATTATTTCTATTGACAtgtgcttttttcttttttcaatacACTTAATATGCAAAGGTtcaattggattattttgaagTTTAGGGTTCCAATCCACTATAATGTTCCATATACACAGAGGTTAGGATATATATTTACACTTACATTATATGGTATCTTTAGCGATGTACCTGATTGTAGGAGCTCACCTAAACAACCTCTTGCACTTATCTTcactttgaaaattttcattcaacctattattcttttatattcaattatagtctatTTAGTAGATGCCCTTGATTGTAGGGGTAGTTTTGTATTATGAAATCTAACAAATTCTCCTAAAATGTAGGTTTAGGTATTTTTGCCATGAACctttattttaagttttttttttttaaaaaatgcaatAATCTAAAAGTAGCCTTCTTTGCACTCCACCGAGTTTTTTAGGTGCATTTGgtccataaaattttaaattggcCATTTGAGTCTTTGAGTTTTCAAGAATAAGTTTAAAAAGATCATTTAATAGAaccattaaatttaaacataaaatttactATATGGATTATGTGGCAATATGACTTGGAACAAAAGTATCATTTAAATCTTTTTCGCCGCTCTCTCTCCTCGTTCTTTATAGGAGGAGTAAGTGTGGTTAGGTTCAGtccaattttaaacaaaaccaAGGACTAAATCGAGGTGCTCGATTTACACTAAAGAGGAATCGTAAAAAAACTGACTTTCCTTGATTTCAGTTTTTTAACTAAACCAACCCAAATCGATTCAGGTCAAGTCGGTGTTAgaaatcttttttcttttgctcCTCCTATATTGCTTTTCCAACCATAATAATACgatacacataaaaaaaaaaaaaaaaaaaaaaaaaaaaaaaaaacttaaagctccaacaactatattttgttttaaaaaattgtagtCCTAACTAATTACCTGAGATGGAAGTGGGAGTCGAAAATGAGGAAGAATGAGAATGGAAGCTTGAGGTTGAGCACCATTGACAGCTAGCGTGGAGAGAAGAAAGGTGTTGCGACTTCACTTGGAAGGCAGACTGTTGCGACGTGGAAAGAAGAGGCGCTACAGGAGTGAGGGAGGCTGAGTGGCTAAGGGATGAGGATTGTTGAAACAGATGTCACGAAAGTTGTTGCGCCATGGAAGAACCACTGCCCTGAAAGAAAATACGCTGCAGACTTCAGTACTAATCGCTCATGCCAATTGCTCTTCAAGGTTAACACAACCTCCAAATTCAGGCGTGCACTCGCCGGAAAAATGACTAGAACCGATAAGAAGGTTGCTCAAAACAGTAGAAATCAAGtggagaagaaggaagaaaattcAGTTGTGTGTCCTCTCTCACAGATCTGAACAGTATTATATAGTGTGTTAGCGGAAAGGACCATTAACGGATgaaaactaaaatggtctgaacggttaagtaataaaaatttaatttataaataaaaggataagtaataaaaatttaattcttttttgcACAAGTGCGGTTACCCGAACCCGTTCGTCCGACCGGACGGACGGACGGCGACGCGCGTATAGTGAAAGGGTTATACTTCCACCACTAActcactttggattctcatctaGAATGTCTTGGTATTTATACCCTCTAGGAAATTCTAAATTTATTCATGTGGGACAAAACTTCCCACTCTCTTAACTTTTCGTATGGGCCTATTTCCAACAATTCTCCAGAAATGACTGTTAGAGAAAAGTTAAcaagtaaagaaaataaaagtttaattgaaaataaataagtgttcTGAGCAAATAAAGGAGATCAGacttaaacatcaatatctAACGATTTGAATTGATGCACAGTGAAGTAGGGCAACAACCTTGTTAGAGAGAATGAGTtacctcttgaactttcaataacaCTGGTTGAGACCCCCACAACACGTCTTACTCCTAGTCCTTCTCTCGATTATGCGATATAAAATGTGCTTATTATGGCCATACACATAAACCTCGGGTCATCATGAAAACTCTAGAAAGAGACTTTTAAACTCTTTCATATAAGAAGCCACACCTTCACAATCACGTTAATTGCTTCATCCAATCTATCGCAATAGGCCACTCAAAACTGAGCTATGAAGACTTCGAGTCTAGTCCATACTAGAACCTACTTCATCAAATATGTCAAAGACAAATCACTCAAAACTGAGCTATGAAGGTTTCACACTCATCCATCAAGTCCATACTAGGACCACCCAAAAGAAGGGCTATGGAATTTTAAAAGGTTTTAGGTCTTTCCATCAAATCCGTACTGGGACCACCCAAATTAAAGGCTATGGACCATTGAGTCTATCGCAATAGATTACCCAGATAAAGGGCTATAGAATCCTACAAGGATTTAAGCCCCATGCTAatgattctaaaattatttttcttattaggCCTTTGGTCAAAGGGTCAGCCAAATTTTACTCAAACCTCACAAAAGCCAAGGAAATAATTCTTCCCTTTAACAATTATTTCACAGCTCCATATCTAAGACGTATATGTCTCCTTTTGCCATTATATACACTATTCTTGGCAATACCTATGGCAGTCTGTGAATCATAGTGCACAGATACCGGTACTGATGCCCCCCACAATGGTACATCCCCTAGTAGGCTTCTAAGCCATTCAGCCTCATGTCTTGCTAGTTCTAGAgcaataaattttgatttcataGTGGATTTAGCTATGCAAGTTTGTTTTGCATACTTCCATGATATTGCTCCCCTTCCGAATAAAAGATATAACCACTTGTAGAACTGACTTCGTCATTATTAGATACTCAGTTAGCATCACAATAACCTTTTAATACAACAGGGAATTTGTTAAAATGTAAACAATAGTTTATGGTTCCCTTAAGATATCTTAATAGACGACGAAGAGTACTCCAATGATTCTTCTTATGATTATGTGTATATCTACTCAATCTACTAACAACATATGCAATATTAGGTCTAGTATAGTTCATTAAAAACATAACGCTACCTATAATCTTTGCATATTCAGGCTGAGATACACGATcacctttatttttcttaagacttATACTAGCATTCTAAGGAGTTATTGCAGGAGGATCATCAAAACAATCAAACTTCTTTAGTAATTTTTCAATGTAGTGTGATTGACAcagagaaaaaccattttcaatttttcttatcTTAACACCAAGTATTACGTCAGCTTCCCCTAAATTTTTCATTTCGAAAGTGGAAGATAATAACAATTTAGTATTCTATATCATCTTTATGTTTATTCCAAAGATGAGCATATCATCAACCTACAAACATATAATCACACATTTAGTTCCAAACAACTTTGAATAAACACATATATCTGAAGAGTTTACCTTGAAACCATTGTTTATCAAAgtatctttgaatttttcatactattgtttgggagcttgtttaagaccataaaaagatttttttagtttacatACTTTGTTTTCCTGACCGGCTACTGTATAGCCTTCAAGTTGTACCATATAGATTTCTTCTTCTAGATCACCATTGAGAAATGttgtttttacatccatttggtgAATTAGAAGCCCATGGATAGCAACCAACGCGATCAAGGCCCTCATAATAGCTATTTTTGTTATAAGGGAATACGTGTCAAAATAACCAACACCTCGTTTTTGTGTATACCCTACTACCACCAATCTAGCATTGTATCTTTCAATTAAACCATATGGCctcattttccttttgaaaatcCACTTACATTTAATAGGTTTACTTCCTTTTGGAAGATCTACTAAGTTCCAAGTTTGGTTCATGATTAGATAATCCAATTGACTCTTAATAGCTTCTTTCCATAAGCTAGAGTCTACAAAACTTAAGGCTTCTTGGTAAGATTTAGGATCCTCATCTATAAGGTACATACATGCAAACTGATAGTCAATATCATTTGGCTTCTCAACTAAAAAGTAGTTAAAAAATCATGATAAAAATTTTTCTTAGTTCTCTATCTCTTACTTATTCTTGGTTCTAGGTATTCTATCTATGTTGTTAACATCTACAATGTCAAACAGACTACT
Proteins encoded:
- the LOC120067633 gene encoding uncharacterized protein LOC120067633, translating into PSVSLPAASAQSDLKLLQIILLHLRPTHDLAGINPSSLTSPLKHPSLNHSSCPQTISSSTKPAQKTQIVSFSGKGECPAPTKLNPPAFLHRSKVLTLNAEAFRKELYYQSSCDRKLGDMEGVENITPEKQNNSMGSRRRLSCTTCFDALWFCYSPVHQMQQYYRLGVFDNCSDKWTALVDCLNLKTKRTSEVQEILESREKAKSHIWTFRTPEEASSHWKELFGHLEEME